The region acgaatacgctgattcggtgtgcgagttcattagaacgtgcgtcgaagatgtcgttcccatagcaacgataaaaacattcccaaaccagaaaccgtggattgatggcagcattcgcgtgaaactgaaagcgcgaaccactgcttttaatcagggcaaggtgtctggtaatatgtccgaatataaacaatgcagctattccctccgcaaggctatcaaacaagctaagcgtcagtacagagacaaagtggaatctcaattcaatggctcagacacaagaggcatgtggcagggtctacagtcaatcacggactacaagaagaaacccagcccagtcacggaccaggatgtcttgctcccaggcagactaaatcactttttgcccgctttgaggacaatacagtgccactgacactgcctgcaacgaaaacatgcggtctctccttcactgcagccgaggtgagtaagacatttaaacgtgttaaccctcgcaaggctgcaggcccagacggcatccccagccgcgccctcagagcatgcgcagaccagctggccggtgtgtttacggacatattcaatcaatccctataccagtctgctgttcccacatgcttcaagagggccaccattgttcctgttcccaagaaagctaaggtaactgagctaaacgactaccgcccgtagcactcacttccgtcatcatgaagtgctttgagagactagtcaaggaccatatcacctccaccctacctgacaccctagacccactccaatttgcttaccgcccaaataggtccacagacgatgcaatctcaaccacactgcacactgccctaacccacctggacaagaggaatacctatgtgagaatgctgttcatcgactacagctcggcattcaataccatagtaccctccaagctcgtcatcaagctcgagaccctgggtctcgaccccgccctgtgcaactgggtactggacttcctgacgggccgcccacaggtggtgagggtaggcaacaacatctcctccccgctgatcctcaacacggggccccacaaggtgcgttctgagccctctcctgtactccctgttcacccacgactgcgtggccatgcacgcctccaactcaatcatcaagtttgcggacgacacaacagtggtaggcttgattaccaacaacgtgAGGACTGACCTACAGGAGGAAGTGAGGgtctcagtgtggtgtcaggaagaaATAGCCCTCACACTggcgtcaacaaaactaaggagatgattgtggacttcagaaacagcagaggaacaccccctatccacatcgatggatcagtagtggagagggtagcaagtttaagttcctcggcatacacatcacagacaaactgaattggtccactcacactgacagcgtcgtgaagaagcgcagcagcgcctcttcaacctcaggaggctgaagaaattcggcttgtcaccaaaagcactcacaaacttctacagatgcacaatcgagagcatcctggcgggctgtatcaccgcctggtacggcaactgctccgccctcaaccgtaaggctctcagaggtagtgaggtctgcacaacgcatcaccgggggcaaactacctgccctccaggacacctacaccacccgatgttacaggaaggccataaagatcatcaaggacatcaaccacccaaaccactgcctgttcacccagctatcatccagaaggtacaggtgcatcaaagctgggaccgagagactgaaaaacagcttctatctcaaggccatcagactgttaaacagccaccactaacattgagtggctgctgccaacacactgtcattgacactgacccaactccagccactttaataatgggaattgatggaaatgatgtaaatatatcactagccactttaaacaatgctaccttatataatgttacttaccctacactattcatctcatatgcatatgtatatactgtactctagatcatcgactgcattcttatgtcactagccactttaactatgccactttgtttactttgtctacatactcatctcatatgtatatactgtactcgataccatctactgtatgctgctctgtaccatcactcattcatatatccttatgtacatattccttatccccttacactgtgtataagacagtagttttggaattgttagttagattacttgttggttatcactgcatggtcggaactagaagcacaagcatttcgctacactcgcattaacatctgctaaccatgtgtatgtgacaaataacatttgatttgatttgatttgattcaggtGTCTAATGGATAGAAGCTGCCTATGGGAAAGTGGTCGAGGGGGGGCGGGGATGGAAATGTGGTCGAGGGGGGGTGGGGATGGGAAAGTTCATGTGTCAATTAACACAGAGCCCATGGGAACTCCTAGCAGGGTTCTAGAACTCCAGACAGCCAGTGACTGATCAGGTCATGGGTGAGAGAACACAGGACTCTAATGGCATTATGATGGGCCATAACAAGGGAGCTGGGCTTTATACCCATGGAACATAAACCCATTATGACTTTACCACCACATGTAGTGAAAGCCCCTTGTTTGGCTAGGTATTATTCTGTTGATACAGGGTACCTCTCAAACTCACATCCTCAGAGCTTAGCAAAACTCTATAGGACTACTTCAAATGTCTTCACCACCTTTCAAACACTCACCTGTAATAAACGTAAACCCTTTGAAGTTGTAAATGTCAATGGATCTTATGACCCAGCAGGTGTAGCTCAGTCTGGGCGGTTCTTGATGTTTAAAGGAAGATGTTTTTAtggtattatgtcatgttttgtgttgatcccaggaagagtagctgctgcttcagcaactgctaatggggatcctaataaaatcctAAATGCTAGGTGTGATATACTGACCATTAGCATGGGAATTATGACACCTTCCAAGAGGTGAAGGCTGGGTTGGTTATTTCTTATAAAAGGCTGCCACCAACTCCAGTGTCTCGTAGCCCAGACTGACAGCAAGGTTTCCATTTGGAACCTTGAACCACTAAAATATAGACAACCAATTGATTATCGATTTATTTGCTGCGGAATAATTAGTGTTTTCTGAATCTGGAAGATTTTCTCTTTTTGTTGGGGAAAAATGACTTTCTTCATCAACTTTGTGTTTTTGTCCACATTTTCTGCCGTGGCTTTGTCTCTTCCATTCCCTCACAACTCCATCAAGAGCGTTCCTAAGAATGGCGCGAGCCGGTACTTTGAATCATCCGGTAACGGTCCAGTCGACGAACAGGAGCCTATTCGGGGAACGGTCAAAGTAGTCAAACTCAACCCCAATAACCTGGGTCTGTCGGGTCTTTTTAGACGAGGCGGGATTTCCCCCCGAGGTGCGCCCGGTCCGAGGATGCCTTTCCCAGCCTTCTTGTCCACGGGTCGCCCTGGCCCTCCTGCGCTCCCTGCCAAAGCAGCTGCGGTGCCTCTGCATCCACTGTCACATCTGCACCAAGACAGTAAGGGCAATGGCGGGGTGGGTATGAAGAAGAGGCAAGGATTTGAGATGTGGCAGAGGGCCATGGATAAGAGCGACCACAGTAAGACCATGTCCATGTCGCTGCCCCTCAGTCTCAAAAGACTCTGCCAACAGACAGAGCTGCGCCGCCGTGCCTTTTACTCAGGTGAGGCAGACCTTTCCATTTTGGTTAACAATGACAAAGATGGTGTAGGACAATAGAGGACCGTAGGCCTAATGTTTAATCAAATGATTAGACTAAATTAGAAAGTTAAAAGGGATATTTTTTAATAAGTAGGGCCTAATGCTTGAAACATCAAAATACGAAATGTTTATGCGAGtctaattttttttaaatcgatCTTCCATGTACAGCGGATAACGTCCGATGGCTGCGACGCGGTCACAGTCCACAACAAACTGTGCTTCGGTCAATGCAGTTCGCTGTTCATTCCCTCTGGTTGGGAGTCTTCCAGGCTGACGGGTGCAGGGGGACACCGCCGTGCGCCCTGTTCCCGCTGCGCTCCATCCAAGGCTCACACGGTGACGGTGCCTCTGCGTTGTGGAATGGAAGTGCGGGAGAAGCGCGTGATGGTGGTGGAAGAATGCAAATGTGAGACTGGTCGTGAGGAGGGAAATATCGAGGCTGTGGCCTCCATGCACTTGTAACTGAAGATATTGTAGTTTAAGGGCGACATTTTCCAGGTGCAAAAGCTCTGTGCGAATTAGAACGCACACTGCGAGATTATAATGAAGTTTTATAGTATTTTTTGCACATTTGCAACAACATTCTTGCACTACAGAAAATATCGCCCTAAATACTTGTTTCCCCTCTCACAGCACCTGCTCTAGCCTATTTTGATGACTCTAttcatcatttttggacagaaaataTTTATATTGTGATGTCAGATGTGTACATTGATTATGTGTATTGTATGTGTGAGTCTGAATTTCTAATTCAGAGAAAAACGATTTGGAGGCAAGTGCCACCAATGATTGTTGACAAGTGACTAACATTTTTAGTCATGAACATTTCTGTTCAACCCTGTGGCAGAATGAGTCATCCACTCCACAGTGTAATCATGTTGAATAACTTGTTTAGTTTCATCTGAACTGAACTGCATTTTGTATTTGTGAAATAAAATGTCAATCTATTTTTGGCTTGTTACTTGGTTTTACCCTTGATGTGCTTTGATTCATGCAAGAGaatctacatagaaaacatgtagtattccaagagaatatacatagaaaacatgtagtattccaagagaatctacatagaaaacatgtagtattccaagagaatatacatagaaaacatgtagtattcaagagaatatacatagaaaacatgtgaTATTCCAAGGAGAAATATACATagaaacatgtagtattccaagaagGAATCTACATAGAAACATGTAGTATtcaagagaatatacatagaaaacatgtggtattccaagagaatatacatagaaaacatgtagtattccaagagaatatacatagaaaacatgttgTATTCCAAGATAatttacatagaaaacatgtagtattccaagagaatatacatagaaaacatgtagtattccaagagaatctacatagaaaacatgtagtattccaagagaatttacatagaaaacatgtagtattccaagagaatatacatagaaaacatgtagtattccaagagaatatacatagaaaacatgtagtattccaagataatctacatagaaaacatgtagtattccaagagaatatacatagaaaacatgtagtattccaagataatctacatagaaaacatgtagtcttccaagagaatatacatagaaaacatgtagtattccaagagaatctacatagaaaacatgtagtattccaagataatctacatagaaaacatgtagtattccaagagaatttacatagaaaacatgtagtattccaagagaatatacatagaaaacatgtagtattccaagagaatatacatagaaaacatgtagtattccaagagaatatacataNNNNNNNNNNNNNNNNNNNNNNNNNNNNNNNNNNNNNNNNNNNNNNNNNNNNNNNNNNNNNNNNNNNNNNNNNNNNNNNNNNNNNNNNNNNNNNNNNNNNNNNNNNNNNNNNNNNNNNNNNNNNNNNNNNNNNNNNNNNNNNNNNNNNNNNNNNNNNNNNNNNNNNNNNNNNNNNNNNNNNNNNNNNNNNNNNNNNNNNNNNNNNNNNNNNNNNNNNNNNNNNNNNNNNNNNNNNNNNNNNNNNNNNNNNNNNNNNNNNNNNNNNNNNNNNNNNNNNNNNNNNNNNNNNNNNNNNNNNNNNNNNNNNNNNNNNNNNNNNNNNNNNNNNNNNNNNNNNNNNNNNNNNNNNNNNNNNNNNNNNNNNNNNNNNNNNNNNNNNNNNNNNNNNNNNNNNNNNNNNNNNNN is a window of Oncorhynchus nerka isolate Pitt River unplaced genomic scaffold, Oner_Uvic_2.0 unplaced_scaffold_4283, whole genome shotgun sequence DNA encoding:
- the LOC115118047 gene encoding LOW QUALITY PROTEIN: DAN domain family member 5-like (The sequence of the model RefSeq protein was modified relative to this genomic sequence to represent the inferred CDS: deleted 1 base in 1 codon), which translates into the protein MTFFINFVFLSTFSAVALSLPFPHNSIKSVPKNGASRYFESSGNGPVDEQEPIRGTVKVVKLNPNNLGLSGLFRRGGISPRGAPGPRMPFPAFLSTGRPGPPALPAKAAAVPLHPLSHLHQDSKGNGGVGMKKRQGFEMWQRAMDKSDHSKTMSMSLPLSLKRSANRQSCAAVPFTQRITSDGCDAVTVHNKLCFGQCSSLFIPSGWESSRLTGAGGHRRAPCSRCAPSKAHTVTVPLRCGMEVREKRVMVVEECKCETGREEGNIEAVASMHL